DNA sequence from the Vicia villosa cultivar HV-30 ecotype Madison, WI unplaced genomic scaffold, Vvil1.0 ctg.003635F_1_1, whole genome shotgun sequence genome:
TTGAATGGTGGTACTCTTGGATCATTTTCAATTGAGTGGCTCATAAAAGGATTGTTCAAAAGTGATGATGATGGTTGTGTAGTAGATGAAGAAGGACCAAACAATAGTTGtgaattttgaaaagaaaatggaAATTGAAATGCATTTCCATTACTTTGATTTGGATCTACTTGATGTTGATGAGGTTGGAACAATCCATTACCACTTCCAAATTGAGATAAAGACAAAGTAGAAGCTTCTGAATGGTAGTTGTTGTTATATGACATAGCATTATTAAGAAAATTAGAATGAGTCTCCATAGGAAAAAGCTTTTGAGTTGAAACTTGATGAAAATTGTTGTAACTAGCTTCTCCAACTTGATTCTCTTCATCATTTGTTTTGATCCACTTACCCTTTTCACAAAAGTACTCTCtttcaacctctttacctttatTCTCTCTTGTCGAATCGACATCCCAAAACTTCGATCTTGCCATGAGATTTTGAATTCCAACAAATGTAGAAGAGTTAGGATCATACAAAGGACCAAGAGAAAGCTCATGAGACAAAACATTACTTGATTGATGATCATGAAAAGGAAGTAGGGTTTGTGGAAGAACATGATGATGAAATTGCGAAAAGCTTTGAGGAAATTGAAGTGGAGGAAGTTTATCAATATCGAATTTCGTTGCTTCGAGTAGCCAATCTATAACTTTGCTTGGTTGTCCTAAACCAAGCTTGTCTTGAAGATCATACAATTGAATTGCGGTCGGAACCGAAAGCCTAATCCTTCTATCTCTTAATCCTCTTATTGTGCAAACTTTGCTATGCCTATCTTTGCCTCCAAATGTTCTTGATACTCTCACAATTCTTGGATTTCTTAAACTTGATGATGACCATTGTCTTGAACTACTTGAAGCTGCTTTAGAACTTTTCTCAATGTTATTCATACTATTATTATtaccttcttcttcttttgcttgATAATTATCTTCTCTTGAACTTGACATCACCTTGTTTTCATCAAATCATAATAAACTTTACTCTTCAAAATATATAGAAATTTctcaatgaaaaagaaaaaaaaattatctccTGGTTTATAGAAATTTGGGTTATCTTTTTACAatcaaaatatgaattaaaaaatttgaataataatttaataaaaataaattaaaaatttattgcaCCCTTGAACTATGAACTATGATGAGTAATTCTTATCTTTCATAGTTATttcctaataaaataaaaagaataaaaaaaattgagagagaaaagTGTTgtatataaaagtaaaataatctcCAAGACATGGAAGTTCTATCCATAATTGAAGAGAAAAACAATTGGTGAAATCaagttgaaaaaaattaaaaataggtTTTTATTGTAAATATATGAGAGAAGATTGAGGAGAATAAGATTAAGAAGAGTGACTTACTTGTAAGAGAAAAATTCAGAAGCTGTTTCTATGGTTTATCCACCATAGCTTATAAGCTAGAAAGAGAAGAAATGAGTATTGAAGTTGCAGCAGCAAGTAGTAGAAATAGAAATACCCTAAAATGAAAGTCATTCTCAAATAAGCACTAAAATATTAATTACTTGAGAAGATGCTTTTCAAGGCTTAGATTTCAACCTTTTCCTTTAATGGAATAACAAACTGTTTACACTAGATTTCTGACTTTTATGGTAAAGAAATGATGTTGGAAAATTTTACAGCATGTaaatgtaaaatataaaaaaataaattattttaagaaaattatattatttttggtCATGTGGCATCTTTTAAAAGTGACACATGAACAAAAAACTGATAGTGGTAAGTAACTTCCTCGATTTGTTCATTCTATATTTATGCTGAACAATCACTGACTTAATGATTAACTTTTATCAATATGTAATTATATTCAACTCTGTGTTGAAAGGCATAGCAATAGTAGCAAGTTTCAATATATTTGACTAGGAGTTGTTGGCTCAAAGGGAGAAAGATAAAAACAGAAGGCAAAATCTTTTACCTTTAAGTTCATTtaatatatgattttttaatataaattgtatttttttacacATAAATTTAATCATATATTAAACtatctattaaattattaaaataataaaatcaggttaaatattcatataaaattatttatatattaaaaattaaattattattattattattattattattattattattattattattatgattattattatttttattattgttatccTATGAATTTAGTACCAATAATATAGCAAATATttatgttatgtttttatttaattgaataaataatttaaattttaaatgcattgaatacaagtattttcaagaaaaatataccttttaatttttagaaaagtcaattattttaattttcttacatTTAATACaagtatttaataaataaaatataccattTTAAACTCTTAACCAGTGCCTCCGGAGCACTCGTTAGCCTTGCTCTTTTTGTTatattgataaataaaaaagctaaggTTTTAGGTGTCACTAAAAGATTTTTGATTAGTGTGTGCAAAACATTTTTATGATCAAACCCAAAATATGGTATAAAGGAAAATTCTTTGTAACATATACTTTTAGAATTACTTTGTCAAGTAAATACAttctttaaattataattatatacatAGCTAGATTGGTACCAAGAGACTAAAATGGGATGTTGGGGGAAGAAAGTATTGTAGTTGAAATTAAGTCATAATAACTTTAAAAATATGTGGTGTACGCTATTTGGGTGAGATCAGTTGGATTAACTAGATATGATAGAGCATAGCAGCTAGCTTCATTATAGATGAGGGACCAATTATTTAGGTTCTTAAAAGCATCACTCAAATTATAGAAAATGGGACCACAGGCAGATGGAAGTAAGATTTTTGCACAATACAagttcaacttttttttttggaaaattaattttgttaaattATATTAGTAAGTACTACTTCATCAAGAAAAATATGTTTCTCCTCTAAGTTGCATGTGTTAATTGATTAATGTGTTTcattctttgattttgttataAAGTATACTTGCCACAGTTTATAAACTTATGGTACGCCGTTagtgtgtttttgtttttaatctttaatttatattttcttctATAATAGTCTTGAATGTTAAAACTTTTTTAGTTTTAGTCTTTCAAGTTAACATCTGTAGAAAATTCGCAAGAAAATTTGCAGGATTAAGAACTAAACACAAGAATATACTAACATACGAGGACTAACTTACTCTTTAAGccaaatttatatatatacacataaaaTTATAAGATTATGTATATATATCTCTTTTTCCCACATTTTTCGAAAGATATATTAAAGTTTTAAGCCTGTATTTTCTGTGTGTCTATCCCAACCCATTTTTTTCGGACGTAGAAATTAACAATTTATAGATTTTTGGAATATGCAAAGTCTTTCGTTCTCGTTatgtctttatttttttatacaacaTGTCAAAATTTTAAACTCTCAGTCTCTATTATGCATGCCCTgttgtcctattttttttggaacGGATTTAAATAGGAGAGACATCTATCCAAAAACACTTGAATGAGATGATAAAGATCTGTTTCAAATTAATTTTCTATTGTGATCCTCCTGTCTCGAACAATTAATATTTTAAGATACACACAAAATTACagagtttataaaaaaaaaaaaaaggaaattttaaaGGACAAGAAACAATTGAATGCTGGGGAGTGAAAGGTAAGTGGCATGCAAATTTTCCCTTCAAAACTAAGCAATAGTAACTAGAAAAATAGGAATCTCCACCAAAATAATTGAGAAAAGTTCATCAGTACACTACTCCAACTGCAGTGAGAGAGTCTGGTCAAAAGCTGAACCTACTTTATATGATTTTTGAACTTAACCCTATGAGCCACACCTACCAACAATAAACTAACAAATaattttctttccaataatgaataaaaataaaaccctaaacctcatttcaTCCTATACAACAAAAAGAAatattgattttccttttaaagaaacaaaatgattatgaacTGAACGTGCTATTCTTTGTCTGTTGCTTGCTTATCTTTCTGACTGTGAGTTGTTACTGAAAAAGTGATGAACTTAATCAGAAGGGAGGTTTAATTTTGAATGGACTGTTCAGTCTATATTCAAAAGCTATTTTTGTAAAGTTTGGTTAATGAAATAAATGGATATAAAAAATTAACTAGTTTTTAAAGTTGAATGATGCATTAAGAAACTATGAGTCTGTAAACTTTATAGGTTTTATTAGCGTAGCTCATTTATTCAATTTATCTTTataacaatttaaattaatatgcAGGTACTATACATAATCCTATAGGACATAGCTTCACCTAATATATAAACAACTACAAAGTTAAATATCTCAAAGTCTATTGGTTTGTGGTTGGGGTATCAAAGTAGTGTTGATGGCATTTCCAATAGTGCAAATAGAATGTTTAGCAACCAACATGCATATGGATCTTTGGCTATGTTTAGAATAGATGAGGGCGAGATATCCATCTATTTTATTGTGGAGTTTTTTTTATGGTGAATACTTTGGTATTTTTGAGTTTAGTTTGGTAGTAGTACCCTCATCCAATCAAATTGTATAATTACATGCCcatcacttatttattttaatttaatttaaaataaattaaaattttataacattTTACACTAAAGATATTGGTATCCAATTTGAATGCATAGGTACCAAAGAATTTGCCTTTTTTTATAGTTTAACTTTGGAGACTAATATATTATGTCACCCACTGAAGAGTGTAAGTACAAGCTTACACTCACCAaagagtttttgattcatggcaaacatcataagtgaacaaatacaaaagcacaagtgaatgactcaaagaAAAACAAGTTTTGGCTATCTTTGCatttgttaggtcgacctagctcatcatcaggttgaCTCAAACTGAAGCAAACAAAGTatgtctctgttaggtcgacctagctcatctttaggtcgactcaaagtgAAGCAAACACAGcatgtctctgttaggtcgactcacccacgctcctaggtcgacctaaactgaagcaAAGTCTCAAGAATGTGTTTTAactgattttaggtcgacctaggttccCAACAGGTCGAACCAACTCGCAACAATTACAAATTGACTCAATatactccatttaggtcgacctaagcaatcAAGGAGGTCAACCTATCTCCTCAAAAATTGCCAAATTGTATGTTTGTTCTGCACCAACATGCCAGCTCCTATATATATCTTTTtatgttaattattcattttcaacaccaacaactgaaagatacacaaaggcttctcatcttcgttcttcttctcaactccaacacaactacacacaatcatttttgcgttgagggtttgcgatcaagatcgataacgtccatggaacggaattgaagattcctagtgggtgaagatttgtggggtttttggtgaataaaatctgcggattttgtcctccaagattggtgaattgtgggggtttttatcaagaggcttcatcaaagattcagctgagtgtgaagattgaagaacaagggttcgagcagttcaaaacactgcagaaagggaatcaaagtgaagctcttggaagatacttgataTGGCTCAAggtcaaggggaagaagattcaaaggatcaacatattcggtttatcgttatcgctttgttatcttctttgtataaactgttttcaatcataatgaaagacatcccaattcccgtttggaattgggggcagatgtagtcgtagcgaggacgatcgacgaactgcctgaacaaatatcgtgttcttatcgcttttatcttttcctttacGTTTCACTTAAttctggtcataattgcaaattgatcaaaggttcaagtgttaaacttgtgtgataagattctgcataaacatcacaagtcaccacacattgaatcataatcaatttggacattattaccaagtgtttgatatattgcttcacCATTATCAAttcattgcaaacaaagttaatcAAGCAAGTAGTTAAACGATTTACATTAGCTTAACTGATTGATTCTCTAAGTGGTCTTTTCATCGTTAACTCTTAACTATTTCGTGGTTTAATCACATATCCGattctttcaatagtggttcggaatagacacGAGTCGATCCCGAAATGCTTTCGCCTAAGTTTGAGATAAGTCCAAAAAATTCTGAGGCATCTATTcacccctctagatccttaagcctagcgtctaacaagtggcatcaaaagctctggtttattccgtgctacgtgaaacacttattggaaagatggcttgcggacctaaaggggctcacaatagagctccagttttcaacggtgaaaactatggctattggaaggattgtatgtgcgttcatatcaatgcaattgataggaacatttggacaacaattgttaatggtccctttcaaattaccatgacaaatgcagctggtgctgtTGTCCCTAAactagaaaatacttgggatgctgaagatgaaaagagatatggatacgattggaaagcgataAACATTCTAatatcagctctaggagttgatgaatactatcgtgtttcccattgtagattcgctaaagctatgtgggacacattgcaagttgcccatgagggcacggatgatgtcaaactagctagaatcaatacgttaactcaagagttcgaactctttcacatggaagatggtgaatccatcgaaaacatgcaaaagagattcgtgcaTCTTAAAAATCGTTTGaactctcttgatagacctgtttccaatgctattgctactaacaaaatcttaaggtatttaaacagggaatggcaacccaaggttacagccataaaggaagcaaaagatctaaataccttagacatcaccactctctttggtaaacttgaagaacacgagcaacatcttaaatgccttgacatgcatgagaaaagggcaaagaaagaaaagaacatggagaaagaggtagagaagaagtcaatagctctaaaggcttcaagctccaagacctcaaagcaagagcaagaggatagtgatactagtgatgaggaagactcggatgatgaggaaatgggactgtttgtgcaaaGGTACAACAATACATAAAGAAAAATGCAGCAAAACACTTCGACAaaagcttgatcaactataggaagcaattcaacaagtacaaacaagatgagaataacaaaggaaaatccaaaggtccttgtttcaattgtggtaaagttggtcactacaaaccggattgtccataccttaagaaggagaaagagaagaatcaaag
Encoded proteins:
- the LOC131641297 gene encoding transcription factor TCP5-like, which encodes MSSSREDNYQAKEEEGNNNSMNNIEKSSKAASSSSRQWSSSSLRNPRIVRVSRTFGGKDRHSKVCTIRGLRDRRIRLSVPTAIQLYDLQDKLGLGQPSKVIDWLLEATKFDIDKLPPLQFPQSFSQFHHHVLPQTLLPFHDHQSSNVLSHELSLGPLYDPNSSTFVGIQNLMARSKFWDVDSTRENKGKEVEREYFCEKGKWIKTNDEENQVGEASYNNFHQVSTQKLFPMETHSNFLNNAMSYNNNYHSEASTLSLSQFGSGNGLFQPHQHQVDPNQSNGNAFQFPFSFQNSQLLFGPSSSTTQPSSSLLNNPFMSHSIENDPRVPPFNHFQFSNSSSSQPMPHSLIPSFHHSFNSPPVRPFPIPFSSKLLDSDNNDNSNQLDDRDCRDRS